One genomic segment of Bradyrhizobium prioriisuperbiae includes these proteins:
- a CDS encoding RNA pyrophosphohydrolase, with protein sequence MAHYDDLPYRTCVGVTLINEKGLVFIGRRAGGIEHVDDVHVWQMPQGGVDPGEDTWAAAKRELYEETNARSVEKLAEVPDWLIYDIPRTIAGRAWKGRYRGQKQKWYAMRFTGKDSEINVASPGGHKPEFTSWRWEPMKNLPELIVPFKRQVYERVVQEFEKFAGK encoded by the coding sequence ATGGCGCACTACGATGATCTGCCCTACCGAACCTGTGTCGGTGTGACGCTGATCAACGAAAAAGGGCTGGTATTCATCGGACGGCGCGCCGGCGGCATCGAGCATGTCGACGACGTCCATGTCTGGCAGATGCCGCAGGGCGGGGTCGATCCCGGCGAAGACACCTGGGCCGCCGCCAAACGCGAACTCTATGAAGAAACCAACGCCCGCTCGGTTGAGAAGCTTGCCGAGGTGCCCGACTGGCTGATCTATGACATCCCGCGCACCATCGCCGGGCGCGCCTGGAAAGGCCGTTATCGCGGGCAGAAGCAGAAATGGTACGCCATGCGCTTCACCGGCAAGGACAGCGAAATCAATGTCGCGAGCCCGGGCGGCCACAAGCCCGAGTTCACGTCATGGCGCTGGGAACCGATGAAAAATCTTCCCGAGCTCATCGTGCCGTTCAAGCGGCAGGTCTATGAGCGCGTGGTGCAGGAGTTCGAGAAGTTCGCGGGCAAATAA
- a CDS encoding divergent polysaccharide deacetylase family protein: MTTDDLSAPLGQSPARKPRFRLPLTAPQALASGLALFLAVFAGFALFNDNPLGGEPVARVTYDPGALPGDKTPAAPPVASAPKQEPGVVVKAADPPAGQKTVTIIDGSSGARRDVVVGGGDAAKTDIKTDGDAPSTAVAVGINPRLLESSRYGMIPVIADGLKPFRAYAGGSDAERAKAAKMPSIAIVVQGLGVGASKTADAIVKLPAAVTLAFTPYGADPAKLAERARAQKHELLLQVPMEPFDYPDNDPGPQTLLTSLAAEQNLDRLSWHLSRIQGYVGLANFMGGRFVASDPAMQLVVKEAAKRGLSYLDDGSSARSVAAQAADSAALPFAKADASIDAVPTAPEIDRALAKLESIAKERGTAIGVASALPISVERIGNWSKTLESRGIMLVPLTTVMLKSKSS, encoded by the coding sequence GTGACCACCGACGATTTGAGCGCACCTCTGGGGCAAAGTCCGGCGCGAAAGCCGCGTTTCCGCCTCCCGCTGACGGCGCCGCAGGCGCTCGCGAGCGGGCTTGCGCTGTTTCTGGCGGTTTTCGCGGGCTTCGCCCTGTTCAACGACAACCCGCTCGGCGGCGAGCCGGTCGCCCGCGTCACCTACGATCCCGGCGCGCTGCCGGGCGACAAAACCCCCGCCGCGCCCCCGGTGGCCAGCGCTCCGAAACAGGAACCAGGCGTCGTGGTCAAGGCGGCCGATCCGCCGGCCGGCCAGAAGACCGTCACGATCATCGATGGCTCGAGCGGCGCGCGGCGTGACGTGGTGGTGGGCGGTGGCGATGCCGCCAAGACCGATATCAAGACCGATGGCGACGCCCCCTCGACGGCTGTCGCCGTTGGCATCAATCCGCGCCTGCTGGAAAGCTCGCGTTACGGCATGATCCCGGTGATCGCCGACGGGCTGAAGCCATTCCGGGCCTACGCCGGCGGCAGCGACGCCGAGCGCGCCAAAGCGGCGAAGATGCCGAGCATCGCGATCGTAGTGCAGGGACTGGGGGTCGGCGCATCGAAGACGGCCGATGCCATCGTCAAGCTGCCGGCAGCAGTGACGCTGGCGTTCACTCCTTACGGCGCCGATCCCGCCAAGCTTGCGGAGCGTGCCCGCGCGCAGAAGCATGAGCTGCTGCTGCAGGTCCCGATGGAGCCATTCGATTATCCCGATAACGATCCGGGTCCGCAGACCCTGCTGACCTCGCTGGCGGCGGAACAGAACCTCGATCGCCTGAGCTGGCACCTGAGCCGGATCCAGGGCTATGTCGGGCTGGCCAATTTCATGGGCGGGCGTTTTGTCGCCTCGGACCCAGCCATGCAGCTGGTGGTCAAGGAAGCGGCCAAGCGCGGACTATCCTATCTCGATGATGGATCGTCGGCACGCAGTGTCGCGGCCCAAGCCGCCGACAGCGCAGCGCTTCCTTTCGCCAAGGCGGATGCGAGCATCGACGCGGTGCCCACGGCGCCGGAAATCGACCGAGCGCTGGCGAAGCTGGAAAGCATCGCCAAGGAGCGGGGAACCGCCATCGGCGTCGCCTCGGCCTTGCCGATTTCCGTCGAGCGTATTGGCAATTGGTCCAAGACATTGGAAAGTCGCGGGATTATGCTTGTACCGTTGACCACGGTAATGCTGAAATCAAAATCGAGCTGA